In Desulfosporosinus youngiae DSM 17734, the genomic stretch AGAATCGAACTCTGGCTTGGATGGCTATAGCGATACTTCTAGGCTACCTGCCTTGGTATAACTTTTCAGCGGTTTCGAGTTATATATTAGCAGAGTTTAGTCTGGATACTGGAGATTTGGGATTAATACTCTCTTCATTTCAAGCAGGATATGTCATAATGGTCATTTTCACTGGTTGGTTAGCGGACAAGGTGGGCAGGAAAAAGGTCGTGGCTTGGGCGACATTGTGTACGGGCCTATTTTCAACACTTTTTGCTATTATGGCGAATAGTTTCACCAGTATTCTAGTTCTAAGGGTTCTGACCGGTCTCTCCGCAGGTGCAATCTATGCCCCGGGAATAGCCCTTCTTATCAACTGGTTTCCTCCGAATGAGAGGGGAAAAGCTGTTGGAGCTTACACAGGAGCACTTACCTCAGCCTTCGCCGGAGGCTACTTTATCGCTGCACCCCTAGCCGCAATTTACAATTGGAGAATAGGAATTTTGGCTACTTCGATTCCCGCCTTTGCAGCAGCTGCCATAATCTTAATATTTGTAAGAGAAAAACCCACTCAATGTCTGGAAAACCCTATTGGCGGAAAGCTGCCCGCTATTGACAACCAAGATTTGGGCGCGTTAAAGAAACATCGTCTGGCTCCGGTGTTGACCATTACCGGATATATGGGACATATGTGGGAGCTCTATGCCTTTTATGGATGGATCGGTCCATTTCTGATGGCAAGCGCTTATGCGGTAGGTTACAGCAAACTAGATGCCGTGTTAATTGGGGGGCAGTTGTCGGCAATTATCATTCTGCTGGGTGCACCCGCAGTCTGGCTTATCGGGACAGCTGCAGATAAATGGGGCAAAGAACGCATGATCATCCTCGCCGCTCTCGGAAGTCTGCTAGCTGAACTATTCTTTGGATTTTTATACGGACACACTTTATCTATCGTAGCGATGTTTGGAATGTGGATCGGCTTCTGGTCGGTTGCAGATTCAGGAATATATAAAGTGATATTAACCGATAGGGTACGAGGAGAAAACGCTGCAACAGCCTTGGGGATTCAATCCGCAATCGGTTATTCCATGACCATCATATCCCCTTACCTTTTTGGTAAAGTCCTCGAATTAACGAATAAAGGAATAGCTGAGCCGATTTATGCCCAGCAATGGATTTTGCCGTTCCTAATGCTGGGAGCAGGTGCAATCGTTGCCCCTTTAAGCGTTGCTTTGTTGAAGCGTCTATCATGAGAGCTGGGTCCCCAACCACTCACCCTTAAACACATAAGCACCCGGTCCTGTCATATAGACATGGTTATCTGGACCCCACTCAATAAATAAGTCTCCACCAGGTAAATGAACCGTCACGGCACGCTCAGTTTTATTATTAAGTATAGCCGCCACCGTCGATGCACAGGCACCTGTCCCGCAGGCCAGCGTCGGTCCGGCCCCCCGTTCCCAAACCTTCATAGTTATTTCTTGAGGAGAATTGATCTGAATAAACTCGACGTTAGTCTTACGTGGGAAAAGCGGGTGTTTTTCGAGCGCCGGGCCGACACGATCAAAATCCAAGGTCGAAAAATCCTCTACAAAGATAACGCAGTGAGGATTCCCCATGGAAACGGCGGTATACATGTAGGTCTCACC encodes the following:
- a CDS encoding MFS transporter, whose amino-acid sequence is MSNKNRTLAWMAIAILLGYLPWYNFSAVSSYILAEFSLDTGDLGLILSSFQAGYVIMVIFTGWLADKVGRKKVVAWATLCTGLFSTLFAIMANSFTSILVLRVLTGLSAGAIYAPGIALLINWFPPNERGKAVGAYTGALTSAFAGGYFIAAPLAAIYNWRIGILATSIPAFAAAAIILIFVREKPTQCLENPIGGKLPAIDNQDLGALKKHRLAPVLTITGYMGHMWELYAFYGWIGPFLMASAYAVGYSKLDAVLIGGQLSAIIILLGAPAVWLIGTAADKWGKERMIILAALGSLLAELFFGFLYGHTLSIVAMFGMWIGFWSVADSGIYKVILTDRVRGENAATALGIQSAIGYSMTIISPYLFGKVLELTNKGIAEPIYAQQWILPFLMLGAGAIVAPLSVALLKRLS